In Carassius carassius chromosome 46, fCarCar2.1, whole genome shotgun sequence, the following proteins share a genomic window:
- the LOC132129627 gene encoding PDZ domain-containing protein 4-like → MGCNMCLVQKPEEQYRVMFQVNRDLTGLSPEQSLHALRCRRSMSWGPRRKAAGPGAAGGTAVMTDCVDSGTQTDISFQHMVTLGRPVHHNRPPSPPSPPLPPIPEPCLFSQLPAEDHVYYDPTDYFDISQHEVDRQDVLEYEEVELYKSSQQDKLGLMVCYRTDDEEDLGIYVGEVNPNSIAAKDGRIREGDRILQINGMDVQNREEAVAILTREDSTNISLLLARPDIENEADDLDLELGMGMGLDLEDLENVYNSPSPHHRRETSSLLSDISGIRAARPNLWHTNSQELDSGVGRTDESTRCEESSELADDATSACTTNATNTPGSLRKFRAAQHGWEYIHYSNDSLLGPDGVGAVDQGAPESLGSVTSRTLMPGLTEEEYERYRELLEIRCLYEKNGNALFLLDGRNHGGGGGGDFAGAGVPVDMNCNESLMQHEIALLDEEIRHLEFKWRNVLRAQKMQQLRQRCLKVWPADEEDDEEKGAKARCGGAEAIHHDLSDINEIPERERSDKESTSAYNTGGESCRSTPLASERHPSLSAAGDSSASATMRPRTPRHRTSTSRDKNLNLPSDAKKKSEETADNKNSTPARLRSLSRNGGSSRKGLDGARRGSHANGTLSTGIVKGGRSAENSPYLSRRRCSSMLPQRYQSCMQLKDVSLNDSPELRDANEKVPSHSNTITCLNRDSTAALATSLIISPSLPTSSPRMEWKVKIRSDGSRYVAKRPVRDRLLKARAMKIREERSGMTTDDDAVSEMKMGRYWSKEERKQQLLRAREQRRRREFMMQSRLDFMREKEKEQDSGPQGQASILELSQKKSMKKRSRRILDNWITIQELLAHGTCSVDGKKVYNPLLSVTTV, encoded by the exons gTGAACAGAGACTTGACTGGACTCTCTCCGGAGCAGAGCCTGCATGCGCTGCGCTGCCGAAGGAGCATGAGTTGGGGTCCGAGgaggaaagcagccggacctggAGCTGCTGGAGGGACGGCGGTAATGACTGACTGTGTGGACAGCGGGACGCAGACAGATATCAGCTTCCAGCACATGGTGACATTAGGCAGACCCGTCCATCACAACAGACCACCGTCACCTCCATCCCCTCCGCTGCCGCCCATCCCAGAGCCATGCCTCTTCAGCCAGCT TCCTGCTGAAGACCATGTGTACTACGACCCAACGGACTACTTTGACATCAGTCAACATGAGGTGGACAGACAAGATGTCCTGGAGTATGAG GAGGTGGAACTGTATAAGTCCTCTCAGCAAGATAAACTGGGTTTAATGGTGTGTTATCGCACTGACGATGAAGAGGATCTGGGTATCTATGTGGGTGAG GTCAACCCTAATAGCATTGCTGCTAAAGATGGCCGAATCCGTGAGGGAGACCGAATACTGCAG ATAAATGGGATGGATGTGCAGAACAGAGAGGAAGCAGTGGCCATCCTGACCAGAGAGGACAGCACCAACATCTCTCTGCTACTGGCACGACCAGATATTGAG AATGAGGCTGATGATCTGGATTTGGAGTTGGGCATGGGCATGGGCCTGGATCTAGAAGACTTGGAAAATGTCTATAACTCACCCAGCCCTCATCACCGAAGGGAAACTAGCTCTTTGCTGAGCGACATCAGTGGGATCCGAGCTGCTCGGCCCAACTTGTGGCACACAAACAGCCAGGAGCTGGACAGCGGGGTGGGTCGTACAGATGAAAGTACACGCTGTGAAGAGTCCTCCGAGCTGGCCGATGATGCCACCAGCGCATGCACGACCAATGCCACCAATACACCCGGCAGCTTGCGCAAGTTCCGCGCTGCTCAGCACGGATGGGAATACATCCACTACAGCAACGACTCGCTGCTGGGGCCAGATGGGGTGGGAGCGGTGGATCAAGGTGCTCCTGAATCACTGGGCTCGGTGACCAGCAGAACACTGATGCCTGGGTTAACTGAAGAGGAATATGAACGTTACCGAGAGCTACTGGAGATCCGCTGCCTTTACGAGAAGAACGGAAATGCACTTTTCCTTTTGGATGGAAGGAAccatggtggaggaggaggtggtgaTTTTGCAGGAGCAGGTGTTCCTGTAGACATGAATTGTAACGAGAGCCTGATGCAACATGAGATTGCTCTTCTAGATGAGGAAATACGTCACCTGGAGTTTAAGTGGCGCAATGTTTTGCGGGCTCAAAAGATGCAACAGTTGCGGCAACGCTGCCTAAAGGTCTGGCCAGCTGACGAAGAGGACGATGAAGAAAAAGGAGCAAAGGCCAGGTGTGGAGGTGCTGAGGCGATCCACCATGACCTGTCGGATATCAACGAGATCCCAGAAAGGGAACGCTCTGATAAGGAGAGTACAAGCGCTTATAATACCGGCGGGGAAAGTTGCAGAAGCACACCTTTGGCAAGTGAACGACACCCTTCACTGTCTGCGGCTGGAGATTCCAGTGCCTCTGCAACCATGCGACCCCGGACGCCCCGTCACAGAACAAGCACAAGTAGGGATAAGAATCTAAACCTACCATCAGATGCCAAGAAAAAGAGTGAAGAAACAGCGGACAACAAAAACTCTACTCCAGCAAGGCTTCGGTCGTTATCCCGGAATGGCGGGAGTAGTAGAAAGGGCTTGGATGGAGCACGAAGGGGGTCCCATGCAAATGGGACTCTCAGTACAGGGATCGTGAAAGGTGGAAGGAGTGCAGAAAACAGTCCGTACTTGTCCCGTCGCCGCTGCAGTAGCATGCTGCCTCAACGCTACCAGAGTTGCATGCAGTTGAAGGACGTGTCTTTAAACGACAGTCCAGAATTAAGGGATGCCAATGAAAAGGTTCCTTCTCACTCCAATACCATAACTTGTCTAAACAGAGACTCCACAGCTGCTCTTGCAACTTCTTTGATTATATCTCCTTCACTGCCTACATCTTCACCTCGAATGGAGTGGAAGGTAAAGATCCGCAGCGACGGCTCACGTTATGTCGCTAAACGTCCGGTAAGAGACCGTTTGCTAAAGGCTCGTGCCATGAAGATTCGAGAAGAGCGCAGTGGGATGACCACGGACGATGATGCGGTCAGTGAAATGAAGATGGGACGCTATTGGAGCAAGGAGGAGCGTAAGCAGCAGCTGCTGAGAGCTCGCGAGCAACGGCGACGCCGTGAGTTCATGATGCAGAGCCGACTGGACTTCATGCGGGAGAAAGAGAAGGAACAAGACTCTGGACCTCAAGGACAGGCTTCTATACTTGAGCTGAGCCAGAAAAAGAGTATGAAGAAACGCAGCCGACGCATCCTGGACAACTGGATCACCATTCAGGAGCTGCTGGCACATGGGACCTGTTCTGTAGATGGGAAGAAAGTCTACAACCCTTTGCTATCAGTGACCACGGTTTAA